Proteins encoded in a region of the Frondihabitans sp. 762G35 genome:
- a CDS encoding shikimate kinase, producing the protein MPGPLDAPVVLIGPMGAGKTSVGKRVAKRLGVPFVDTDKLLVQRHGPIPALFEARGEAHFRGLERDAVDETLRRGATVVSLGGGAVLDPATRRLLRDVRVVCLTVSPEAVEARIAGSDRPLLQHGGIEAWRRIATERAPLYADLADLTLDTSHRPLSHVVDDIVTWVGTDTP; encoded by the coding sequence ATGCCGGGGCCGCTCGACGCGCCGGTCGTCCTGATCGGACCGATGGGCGCGGGCAAGACCAGCGTCGGCAAGCGGGTCGCGAAGCGGCTCGGCGTGCCGTTCGTCGACACCGACAAGCTCCTCGTCCAGAGGCACGGCCCGATCCCGGCCCTCTTCGAGGCGCGCGGCGAGGCGCACTTCCGGGGCCTGGAGCGCGATGCCGTCGACGAGACGCTCCGCCGGGGCGCCACGGTGGTGTCCCTCGGCGGGGGAGCCGTCCTCGACCCGGCGACCCGGCGGCTCCTGCGCGACGTCCGCGTCGTGTGCCTCACGGTCTCGCCGGAGGCGGTCGAGGCGCGCATCGCGGGCTCGGACCGCCCCCTCCTCCAGCACGGCGGGATCGAGGCGTGGCGCAGGATCGCGACCGAACGCGCCCCCCTCTACGCCGACCTCGCCGACCTCACCCTCGACACCTCTCACAGACCTCTCTCGCACGTCGTCGACGACATCGTGACCTGGGTCGGAACGGACACCCCATGA
- the aroC gene encoding chorismate synthase, whose translation MLRWLTAGESHGPELIAVLEGMPAGVPVFLEDIQADLERRKLGYGRGSRMKFEQDELHISGGVVHGRTIGSPIALRVGNTEWPKWQEVMSAQPVEVSDASRGRSAPLTRPRPGHADLVGMQKYGFDSARPILERASARETAARVALGAVAKSFLAELGIEVVSHTLSIGPVRVPEGRPLPTLDDLEALDADPLRCFDGETSARMVEEVDAAKKDGDTLGGIVEVLAYNLPPGLGSHVHWDRRLDSQLAAALMGIQAIKGVEVGDGFLTTTRRGSEAHDELHRTSAGISRDTDRAGGTEGGMSTGTVLRVRAGMKPIATIPHALATVDVATGEEATAHHQRSDVCAVPASGVVAEAMVALVLANAVLEKFGGDSIDETSRNLTSYLDAIPEFLTTTASS comes from the coding sequence ATGCTTCGTTGGTTGACCGCGGGTGAGTCTCATGGCCCCGAACTGATCGCCGTCCTCGAGGGGATGCCCGCGGGCGTCCCCGTCTTCCTCGAGGACATCCAGGCCGACCTGGAACGCCGCAAGCTCGGCTACGGCCGCGGCTCCCGCATGAAGTTCGAGCAGGACGAACTCCACATCTCCGGCGGCGTCGTCCACGGTCGCACCATCGGCAGCCCGATCGCCCTCCGCGTCGGCAACACCGAGTGGCCGAAGTGGCAGGAGGTCATGAGCGCCCAGCCCGTCGAGGTGAGCGACGCCTCCCGCGGCCGCAGCGCTCCGCTGACGCGCCCGCGCCCCGGCCACGCCGACCTCGTCGGCATGCAGAAGTACGGTTTCGATTCGGCCCGGCCCATCCTCGAGCGCGCGAGCGCCCGCGAGACGGCCGCGCGGGTGGCCCTCGGAGCCGTCGCCAAGTCGTTCCTGGCCGAGCTCGGCATCGAGGTCGTCAGCCACACCCTGTCCATCGGCCCCGTGCGCGTCCCCGAGGGTCGCCCCCTGCCCACGCTCGACGACCTCGAGGCCCTCGACGCCGATCCGCTGCGCTGCTTCGACGGCGAGACGAGCGCGCGCATGGTCGAGGAGGTCGACGCCGCGAAGAAAGACGGAGACACCCTCGGCGGCATCGTCGAGGTGCTCGCCTACAACCTCCCGCCCGGTCTCGGCTCGCACGTCCACTGGGATCGTCGTCTCGACTCGCAGCTCGCCGCCGCCCTCATGGGCATCCAGGCCATCAAGGGGGTCGAGGTCGGAGACGGCTTCCTCACCACGACGCGCCGCGGCTCCGAGGCCCACGACGAACTCCACCGCACCAGCGCGGGCATCTCGCGAGACACCGACCGCGCGGGCGGCACCGAGGGCGGCATGTCGACCGGCACCGTCCTCCGCGTGCGCGCGGGGATGAAGCCGATCGCGACGATCCCGCACGCCCTGGCGACCGTCGACGTCGCGACCGGCGAGGAGGCGACGGCGCACCACCAGCGCTCCGACGTCTGCGCCGTGCCCGCCTCCGGAGTCGTCGCGGAGGCGATGGTCGCCCTGGTCCTCGCCAACGCCGTGCTCGAGAAGTTCGGCGGCGACTCGATCGACGAGACCAGCCGCAACCTCACCTCCTACCTCGACGCCATCCCCGAGTTCCTCACCACCACCGCCTCCTCCTGA
- the mltG gene encoding endolytic transglycosylase MltG, which translates to MADEPSWDDIFSGSGDSTGRARTTPEEDGASRPAAPRSGPVSRRELRERERQQERGRSVPDAAPAAGSDAPSARAEEPALAPQREPADPFPSTTTAAAPPPKPPRRKTHRGTWILAIILVVVLGGGAIGAATLWNQVAPGVQALFGAKPSDDYEGSGNGTKVQFTIASGDIGSTVAANLAKAEITKSTEAPYKILLANPSISFQPGTYSMYQHMSAQSAIDRLQETDARLVTKLVIPEGTTLKGIVSLMATATKLPTADIQKAAADYRSYGLPGNATSLEGYLFPATYELDPGKTAHEYFQEMVDTMLKRLQSAGVAPAQYEHTIIFASLIQKEAGLAADFPKVARVFQNRIDQGMLLQSDATVAYGTGSTGRVTTTDAERADASNRYNTYVHKGLPVGPISNPGDTAIEAASHPASGSWLYFVTVDLETGQTVFSTTYDEHLRAVSQFQAWLRAHPSYNK; encoded by the coding sequence TTGGCCGACGAACCCTCCTGGGACGACATCTTCTCCGGATCCGGTGACTCCACCGGCCGGGCGCGCACGACTCCCGAGGAAGACGGAGCATCGCGACCCGCGGCCCCTCGGAGCGGCCCGGTCTCCCGGCGGGAGCTGCGCGAGCGCGAGCGCCAGCAGGAGCGCGGCCGGTCCGTCCCCGACGCGGCCCCCGCAGCCGGCTCCGACGCCCCGTCCGCCCGAGCGGAGGAGCCCGCGCTCGCGCCGCAGCGGGAGCCGGCGGATCCGTTCCCGTCGACGACCACCGCGGCGGCACCGCCGCCGAAGCCGCCGCGCCGGAAGACGCACCGGGGCACCTGGATCCTGGCGATCATCCTGGTCGTCGTGCTCGGCGGCGGCGCCATCGGGGCCGCGACGCTCTGGAACCAGGTCGCCCCCGGCGTCCAGGCCCTCTTCGGCGCGAAGCCGAGCGACGATTACGAGGGCTCCGGCAACGGCACGAAGGTGCAGTTCACAATCGCGTCGGGCGACATCGGGTCGACCGTCGCGGCGAACCTCGCCAAGGCGGAGATCACGAAGTCGACCGAGGCTCCCTACAAGATCCTCCTGGCCAATCCGTCGATCTCGTTCCAGCCCGGCACCTACTCGATGTACCAGCACATGAGCGCTCAGTCGGCGATCGACCGCCTGCAGGAGACCGACGCCCGCCTCGTCACCAAGCTCGTGATCCCCGAGGGGACGACCCTCAAGGGCATCGTCTCGCTGATGGCGACGGCGACCAAGCTCCCCACCGCCGACATCCAGAAGGCCGCCGCCGACTACCGGTCCTACGGCCTCCCCGGGAACGCCACCAGCCTCGAGGGCTATCTCTTCCCGGCGACCTACGAGCTCGACCCCGGCAAGACGGCGCACGAGTACTTCCAGGAGATGGTCGACACCATGCTCAAGCGCCTGCAGTCGGCCGGCGTCGCGCCCGCTCAGTACGAGCACACGATCATCTTCGCCTCGCTGATCCAGAAGGAGGCGGGTCTCGCGGCCGACTTCCCGAAGGTGGCCCGCGTGTTCCAGAACCGCATCGACCAGGGCATGCTCCTGCAGTCCGACGCCACGGTCGCCTACGGCACCGGATCGACGGGTCGCGTGACCACGACCGACGCCGAGCGGGCCGACGCCTCGAACAGGTACAACACCTACGTGCACAAGGGCCTCCCGGTCGGGCCGATCTCGAATCCCGGCGACACGGCTATCGAGGCGGCCTCGCATCCTGCGTCCGGTTCCTGGCTGTACTTCGTCACCGTCGACCTCGAGACCGGCCAGACGGTCTTCTCGACGACCTACGACGAGCACCTCCGGGCGGTCTCGCAGTTCCAGGCGTGGCTGCGCGCTCACCCGTCCTACAACAAGTAG
- the ruvX gene encoding Holliday junction resolvase RuvX: MIDGDADRGGFRRGVRLGVDVGKVRIGVARTDPDGLIATPVETVPRAGDTGDDLRTILAHATELDAVEIVVGLPLSLSGGDTASTGDARAFAARLATAAAPVPVRLVDERLSTVTAQSALRASGRSAKKQRSVIDQVAAVIIVQHAIDLERSSGRPPGSLAAGEDAPDERR, encoded by the coding sequence GTGATCGACGGTGACGCCGACCGCGGCGGATTCCGGCGCGGCGTCCGCCTCGGCGTCGACGTCGGCAAGGTGCGGATCGGCGTCGCCCGGACCGACCCCGACGGCCTGATCGCCACGCCGGTCGAGACCGTGCCCCGCGCCGGAGACACCGGCGATGACCTCCGCACGATCCTCGCCCACGCGACGGAGCTCGACGCCGTCGAGATCGTCGTCGGGCTCCCGCTCTCGCTCTCGGGCGGCGACACGGCCTCCACGGGCGACGCCCGCGCCTTCGCGGCGCGCCTCGCCACGGCGGCGGCCCCGGTCCCGGTGCGCCTCGTCGACGAGCGCCTCTCCACGGTCACCGCGCAGAGCGCCCTCCGGGCCTCCGGGCGGTCCGCGAAGAAGCAGCGCTCCGTGATCGACCAGGTGGCGGCCGTTATAATCGTCCAGCACGCCATCGACCTCGAACGTTCGAGCGGACGTCCACCGGGCTCCCTTGCAGCGGGCGAGGACGCCCCCGACGAGAGACGATGA
- the alaS gene encoding alanine--tRNA ligase, producing the protein MQTADIRNRWLEFFGDRGHTVVPSASLVSDDPSLLFTVAGMVPFIPYLSGLVPAPYPRATSVQKCIRTNDIEEVGKTPRHGTFFQMNGNFSFGDYFKEQAITYAWELLTGDESDGGYGFAPGDLWVTVYKDDDEAIRLWKLVAGLPDERIQRLDKDTNYWSTGQPGPAGPCSEIFFDRGPAYGADGGPATDDDRYVEIWNLVFMQYQVENVRSKVDFDIVGELPNKNIDTGMGLERVAFLKQGVENMYEIDQVRPVLDRAASLSGRRYGADHDDDVRMRVIADHVRSSLMLMSDGVSPSNEGRGYILRRLLRRSVRSMRLLGVEEATFPELFAASRDAMKAAYPEVETDFPRISRLAFAEEETFLRTLTAGTSILDLAVTETKKENRSELQGDTAFLLHDTFGFPIDLTLEIAEEAGITVDRPAFDRLMTEQRTRAKADAKSRKTALADLSVYSAFRAQGETVFTGYDFLDTETRILGLIVDGRSVDRASAGDIAEVILEETSLYAESGGQEADAGSIVGNGFDLEVLDVQKPVKGLISHRVQVRSGEVGVGDAATSVVDPTYRRGATQAHSATHLIHAALRQVLGPEAHQAGSYNRAGYMRLDFNWSNPLSRDTRSEIEDIANAKIRDDLEVTTRILPLDEARSMGAMALFGEKYGEEVRMVDIGGPWSRELCAGTHVSTSSQIGLINLVGESSIGSTNRRVESLVGVDAFRDFAAERAIVGQLTSSLKTPREQLPERIADLAAQLKAAEKRIAEFEAQALSLRVPSLVEKASGLGDLTVVAESIGRVKSSDELRTLATTVRERLGASSASVVALAADVSGKPAVIVATTAGARDQGVKAGVLARTAAGILGGGGGGKDDLAQGGGSDLGAIDRALSAIVDALRS; encoded by the coding sequence ATGCAGACCGCTGACATCCGCAACCGCTGGCTCGAGTTCTTCGGCGATCGCGGCCACACCGTCGTGCCGTCGGCCTCCCTGGTCAGCGACGACCCGAGCCTCCTGTTCACCGTCGCCGGCATGGTGCCGTTCATCCCCTATCTCTCGGGGCTCGTCCCGGCGCCCTATCCGCGCGCGACGAGCGTGCAGAAGTGCATCCGCACGAACGACATCGAAGAGGTCGGCAAGACGCCGCGCCACGGCACGTTCTTCCAGATGAACGGCAACTTCTCGTTCGGCGACTACTTCAAGGAGCAGGCGATCACCTACGCCTGGGAGCTCCTCACCGGCGACGAGAGCGACGGCGGCTACGGTTTCGCGCCCGGCGACCTCTGGGTCACCGTCTACAAGGACGACGACGAGGCGATCCGCCTCTGGAAGCTCGTGGCCGGGCTTCCCGACGAGCGCATCCAGCGGCTCGACAAGGACACGAACTACTGGTCGACCGGTCAGCCCGGCCCCGCCGGCCCCTGCTCGGAGATCTTCTTCGACCGCGGTCCCGCCTACGGCGCGGACGGCGGCCCGGCGACCGACGACGACCGCTACGTGGAGATCTGGAACCTCGTCTTCATGCAGTACCAGGTCGAGAACGTCCGTTCGAAGGTAGACTTCGACATCGTCGGGGAGCTCCCCAACAAGAACATCGACACCGGCATGGGTCTCGAGCGCGTCGCGTTCCTCAAGCAGGGCGTCGAGAACATGTACGAGATCGACCAGGTGCGCCCCGTCCTCGATCGCGCGGCGTCCCTCTCCGGTCGACGCTACGGCGCCGACCACGACGACGACGTCCGGATGCGCGTGATCGCCGACCACGTTCGCTCGTCCCTCATGCTCATGAGCGACGGCGTGAGCCCGTCCAACGAGGGTCGCGGCTACATCCTGCGCCGACTGCTCCGTCGGTCGGTGCGTTCGATGCGGCTGCTCGGTGTCGAGGAGGCCACGTTCCCCGAGCTCTTCGCCGCGTCGCGCGACGCCATGAAGGCGGCCTACCCCGAGGTAGAGACCGACTTCCCGCGGATCTCCCGGCTCGCCTTCGCCGAGGAGGAGACGTTCCTGCGCACCCTGACGGCCGGCACGAGCATCCTCGACCTGGCCGTCACGGAGACGAAGAAGGAGAACCGGTCGGAGCTCCAGGGCGACACCGCGTTCCTCCTGCACGACACGTTCGGCTTCCCCATCGACCTCACGCTCGAGATCGCCGAGGAGGCCGGGATCACGGTCGACCGCCCCGCCTTCGACCGCCTGATGACGGAGCAGCGCACGCGCGCCAAGGCCGACGCCAAGTCGCGGAAGACGGCCCTCGCCGACCTCAGCGTCTACTCCGCCTTCCGCGCGCAGGGCGAGACGGTGTTCACCGGGTACGACTTCCTCGACACGGAGACGCGCATCCTGGGGCTCATCGTCGACGGGCGGTCCGTCGACCGCGCGTCGGCGGGCGACATCGCCGAGGTCATCCTCGAAGAGACGTCCCTCTACGCGGAGTCGGGCGGCCAGGAGGCCGACGCCGGCAGCATCGTGGGCAACGGCTTCGACCTCGAGGTGCTCGACGTGCAGAAGCCCGTCAAGGGTCTCATCAGCCACCGCGTCCAGGTCCGTTCCGGCGAGGTCGGCGTGGGAGACGCCGCCACCAGCGTCGTCGACCCGACGTACCGGCGCGGAGCCACGCAGGCCCACTCCGCCACGCACCTCATCCACGCGGCCCTCCGCCAGGTGCTCGGCCCGGAGGCGCACCAGGCGGGCTCCTACAACAGGGCCGGCTACATGCGGCTCGACTTCAACTGGTCGAACCCGCTCTCGCGCGACACGCGCAGCGAGATCGAGGACATCGCGAACGCCAAGATCCGCGACGACCTCGAGGTGACGACCCGGATCCTGCCCCTCGACGAGGCCCGCTCGATGGGCGCCATGGCGCTCTTCGGCGAGAAGTACGGCGAGGAGGTGCGGATGGTCGACATCGGCGGCCCCTGGTCGCGCGAGCTCTGCGCCGGAACGCACGTGTCCACCTCGTCGCAGATCGGCCTGATCAACCTCGTGGGGGAGTCGTCCATCGGGTCGACCAACCGCCGCGTCGAGTCCCTCGTCGGCGTCGACGCCTTCCGCGACTTCGCGGCCGAGCGCGCGATCGTCGGGCAGCTCACGTCGAGCCTCAAGACGCCGCGCGAGCAGCTCCCCGAGCGCATCGCCGACCTCGCGGCGCAGCTCAAGGCGGCCGAGAAGCGCATTGCGGAGTTCGAGGCGCAGGCCCTGTCGCTCCGGGTGCCGTCGCTCGTCGAGAAGGCCTCGGGCCTCGGCGATCTCACCGTCGTGGCGGAGTCGATCGGCCGGGTCAAGTCGTCCGACGAGCTGCGCACCCTCGCGACCACGGTGCGGGAGCGCCTCGGCGCCTCCTCGGCGTCGGTCGTGGCCCTCGCGGCCGACGTCTCCGGCAAGCCCGCCGTCATCGTGGCGACGACCGCCGGCGCCCGCGACCAGGGCGTCAAGGCGGGCGTCCTCGCCCGGACCGCCGCGGGCATCCTCGGCGGTGGCGGAGGCGGGAAGGACGACCTCGCGCAGGGCGGCGGCTCCGACCTCGGCGCCATCGACCGCGCCCTGTCCGCGATCGTCGACGCCCTGCGGAGCTGA
- the rpsD gene encoding 30S ribosomal protein S4 — protein MSTKSRTRSKTRLSRALGIALTPKAARYLEKRPYAPGEHGRTKRKTDSDYAVRLREKQRLRAQYGIREAQLKIVFEEARKSRGLTGENLVELLEERLDALVVRAGFARTTAQARQMVVHRHILVDGKLVDRPSFRVKPGQMIHVKPKSESMEIFQVAAAGGHVDVLPKVPAYLEVEIDKLQARLVRRPKRAEVPVTCEVQLVVEYYAAR, from the coding sequence GTGTCTACCAAGTCACGTACTCGTAGCAAGACCCGTCTGTCGCGTGCCCTCGGCATCGCGCTGACCCCGAAGGCCGCCCGCTACCTCGAGAAGCGTCCCTACGCTCCGGGCGAGCACGGCCGCACCAAGCGCAAGACCGACAGCGACTACGCCGTCCGTCTCCGCGAGAAGCAGCGTCTGCGCGCCCAGTACGGCATCCGCGAGGCCCAGCTCAAGATCGTCTTCGAAGAGGCCCGCAAGTCGCGCGGCCTGACCGGTGAGAACCTGGTCGAGCTGCTCGAGGAGCGTCTCGACGCCCTCGTCGTGCGCGCCGGATTCGCCCGCACCACGGCCCAGGCCCGTCAGATGGTCGTGCACCGCCACATCCTGGTCGACGGCAAGCTCGTCGACCGTCCGTCCTTCCGCGTGAAGCCGGGTCAGATGATCCACGTCAAGCCGAAGTCGGAGTCGATGGAGATCTTCCAGGTCGCCGCCGCCGGTGGTCACGTCGACGTCCTCCCCAAGGTGCCCGCGTACCTCGAGGTCGAGATCGACAAGCTCCAGGCCCGCCTCGTGCGCCGCCCGAAGCGCGCCGAGGTCCCCGTGACCTGCGAGGTCCAGCTGGTCGTCGAGTACTACGCTGCCCGCTAG
- a CDS encoding replication-associated recombination protein A produces MTPPSARTRVVRQSSTPLAVRMRPTSLDEVAGQKHLLRPGSPLVQLASDSSGESGAVSVILWGPPGTGKTTLAQAVAHSSGRQFVELSAVTAGVRDVRAVMEKALSNRDLYGTTTVLFLDEIHRFTKAQQDALLPGVENGWIILIAATTENPSFSVITPLLSRSLLLTLEQLSDDDLGELVLRAVHDPRGLSDTVALDEEALAMIVRLASGDARRALTALEASAQSAWAMADAGGAGAPGDRLDSADDPDADPDDPDRDDPDVADEPLPVISAELVAQSVDRALLRYDRNGDEHYDVISAFIKSVRGSDVDAALHYLARMIEAGEDPRFIARRIIVSASEDIGMADPQALLIAMAAADAVQLIGMPEGRIPLAEAVVYLATAPKSNRSYLALDQAIADVRAGKAGRVPKHLRDAHYPGAKRLGHGKGYKYAHDSEFGVVEQQYLPDTLVGSTYYDPTANGNERDVSARLERLRRIVRGE; encoded by the coding sequence ATGACCCCGCCGTCGGCTCGCACTCGCGTCGTGCGCCAGAGCTCCACGCCCCTGGCGGTGCGCATGCGGCCGACGAGCCTCGACGAGGTCGCCGGGCAGAAGCACCTCCTCCGTCCCGGGTCACCGCTGGTCCAGCTCGCGTCCGACTCGTCGGGCGAGTCCGGCGCCGTGTCCGTCATCCTCTGGGGTCCTCCCGGCACGGGCAAGACGACCCTCGCGCAGGCGGTCGCCCACTCGTCGGGCCGCCAGTTCGTCGAGCTCTCGGCGGTCACCGCCGGTGTCCGCGACGTGCGCGCCGTCATGGAGAAGGCGCTCTCCAACCGCGATCTGTACGGCACCACCACCGTCCTCTTCCTCGACGAGATCCACCGGTTCACGAAGGCCCAGCAGGACGCCCTGCTGCCCGGCGTCGAGAACGGCTGGATCATCCTCATCGCCGCCACGACCGAGAACCCCTCCTTCTCCGTCATCACCCCGCTGCTCTCGCGGTCGCTCCTGCTCACCCTCGAGCAGCTGAGCGACGACGACCTCGGCGAGCTCGTCCTCCGCGCCGTTCACGACCCGCGCGGCCTCTCCGACACCGTCGCCCTCGACGAGGAGGCCCTGGCGATGATCGTGCGACTCGCCTCGGGTGATGCGAGACGAGCCCTCACGGCTCTGGAGGCCTCGGCGCAGTCCGCGTGGGCGATGGCCGACGCGGGCGGCGCGGGAGCCCCGGGCGACCGCCTCGACTCAGCGGACGATCCCGACGCCGATCCCGACGACCCCGACCGCGACGACCCCGACGTGGCCGACGAGCCCCTGCCCGTGATCTCGGCCGAGCTCGTCGCGCAGTCCGTCGACCGCGCACTGCTGCGCTACGACCGCAACGGCGACGAGCACTACGACGTGATCTCGGCCTTCATCAAGTCCGTCAGGGGGTCGGACGTCGACGCGGCGCTCCACTACCTGGCGCGGATGATCGAGGCGGGGGAGGACCCGCGCTTCATCGCGAGGCGCATCATCGTCTCGGCCTCCGAAGACATCGGGATGGCCGATCCGCAGGCGCTCCTGATCGCGATGGCCGCCGCCGACGCCGTCCAGCTGATCGGAATGCCCGAGGGGCGCATCCCGCTCGCCGAGGCCGTCGTCTACCTGGCGACCGCTCCGAAGTCGAACCGCTCCTACCTGGCGCTCGACCAGGCCATCGCCGACGTGCGGGCCGGCAAGGCCGGGCGCGTGCCCAAGCACCTCCGCGACGCCCACTACCCGGGAGCGAAGCGCCTCGGGCACGGCAAGGGCTACAAGTACGCGCACGACTCCGAGTTCGGCGTCGTCGAACAGCAGTACCTGCCCGACACGCTCGTGGGCAGCACCTACTACGACCCGACGGCGAACGGCAACGAGCGCGATGTGTCGGCGCGGCTGGAGCGACTCCGGCGGATCGTCCGGGGCGAGTGA
- a CDS encoding peptidylprolyl isomerase, giving the protein MTPSKTPDREARERLRRYTARQKVHSHQVSRRRRDNVAAIVAVVLVAALGTGAQIVHTGGSPAAPGASASASASATPTPSASAANTGDVPPESLAENRTWTGSLTLNKTVRLGISLDGEKAPQATAALVSLIQKKFYDGTHCWRMSDGASAKFFQCGATKADGTGDAGFQFGPLENVPSDNRYTTGVIAMARATSPSSQATQFFIVYGDTFLDGSTGGYTVVGRVTSGLDGLEKNITDKGVTPFSGSTDTTTGAPKVATTITGATIK; this is encoded by the coding sequence GTGACACCGAGCAAGACCCCCGACCGCGAGGCGCGCGAGAGGCTCCGTCGCTACACGGCCCGTCAGAAGGTGCACTCGCACCAGGTCTCCAGGCGTCGACGCGACAACGTCGCAGCGATCGTCGCCGTGGTCCTCGTCGCAGCACTCGGCACGGGCGCGCAGATCGTCCACACGGGCGGCTCTCCGGCGGCCCCCGGAGCCTCGGCCTCCGCGAGTGCGTCGGCCACGCCGACCCCGAGCGCCTCGGCCGCCAACACCGGCGACGTGCCCCCCGAGTCCCTGGCCGAGAACCGCACCTGGACGGGATCGCTCACGCTCAATAAGACCGTCCGCCTCGGCATCTCCCTCGACGGCGAGAAGGCCCCGCAGGCGACCGCCGCGCTCGTCTCGCTCATCCAGAAGAAGTTCTACGACGGCACGCACTGCTGGCGGATGAGCGACGGCGCCTCGGCCAAGTTCTTCCAGTGCGGTGCCACGAAGGCCGACGGAACGGGCGACGCGGGCTTCCAGTTCGGCCCGCTCGAGAACGTGCCCTCCGACAACCGCTACACGACCGGCGTCATCGCCATGGCCCGCGCCACGTCGCCGTCGTCGCAGGCGACGCAGTTCTTCATCGTCTACGGCGACACCTTCCTGGACGGCTCCACCGGCGGGTACACCGTCGTCGGCCGAGTCACCTCCGGCCTCGACGGCCTGGAGAAGAACATCACCGACAAGGGCGTCACGCCGTTCAGCGGGTCGACCGACACCACGACGGGCGCCCCGAAGGTCGCGACGACGATCACCGGAGCCACGATCAAGTAG
- a CDS encoding DUF349 domain-containing protein, giving the protein MASDDQAPWGRVDDDGTVYVREADGERAVGQYPDATPAEALAYYERKFTELAGQVTLLEQRVKRGASANDVSKAVTHLREALAEPSAVGDIATLRTRVAALDTTVVELTQQQSAEAQQAQAEAVAYRTTLVVEAEVLASQDPARVQWKTVTTQIDDVFARWQKHQQEGPRIPKGEGNELWKRFRAARSTIDTNRKAFYAELDAVHRDARTRKQALVEQAEALAPKGADGIPAYRGLLDDWKRAGRAGKKYDDALWAKFKAAGDVLYGAKSAIVAQDEAEYDDNLVAKLALLDEADGILAITDRTAARDALISVQQRFDEIGRVPRDQVRPVEDRLRKVENHVRKLDEDFWQKNNPEKKARSEGLAGQLQSAIAKLEAELEAAEASGDKRAVKDAQEALAARRIWLDALGS; this is encoded by the coding sequence GTGGCTAGTGACGATCAGGCGCCCTGGGGCCGAGTCGACGACGACGGGACCGTGTACGTCCGCGAAGCCGACGGAGAGCGCGCGGTGGGTCAATACCCCGACGCGACTCCTGCGGAGGCTCTGGCGTACTACGAGCGGAAGTTCACCGAGCTCGCCGGGCAGGTGACCCTCCTCGAGCAGCGCGTGAAGCGCGGTGCGTCGGCCAACGACGTGTCGAAGGCGGTGACGCACCTCCGGGAGGCGCTCGCCGAGCCGAGCGCGGTCGGCGACATCGCGACGCTCCGCACCCGCGTCGCCGCGCTGGACACCACGGTGGTCGAGCTCACGCAGCAGCAGAGCGCCGAGGCCCAGCAGGCGCAGGCCGAGGCCGTGGCCTACCGGACCACGCTCGTGGTCGAGGCCGAGGTCCTCGCCTCGCAGGATCCCGCTCGCGTGCAGTGGAAGACCGTCACGACGCAGATCGACGACGTCTTCGCCCGCTGGCAGAAGCACCAGCAGGAGGGGCCGCGCATCCCCAAGGGCGAGGGCAACGAGCTCTGGAAGCGTTTCCGCGCCGCCCGCTCCACCATCGACACCAACCGCAAGGCGTTCTACGCCGAGCTCGACGCCGTCCACCGCGACGCGCGGACGCGCAAGCAGGCCCTGGTCGAGCAGGCCGAGGCGCTCGCGCCGAAGGGCGCCGACGGCATCCCGGCCTATCGGGGGCTGCTCGACGACTGGAAGCGCGCGGGTCGCGCCGGCAAGAAGTACGACGACGCCCTCTGGGCCAAGTTCAAGGCCGCGGGCGACGTCCTCTACGGGGCGAAGAGCGCCATCGTGGCGCAGGACGAAGCGGAGTACGACGACAACCTCGTCGCGAAGCTGGCCCTGCTCGACGAGGCCGACGGCATCCTGGCCATCACCGATCGCACGGCCGCGCGCGACGCTCTCATCTCGGTGCAGCAGCGCTTCGACGAGATCGGTCGCGTGCCGCGCGACCAGGTCCGTCCCGTCGAGGACCGCCTGCGCAAGGTCGAGAACCACGTCCGCAAGCTCGACGAGGACTTCTGGCAGAAGAACAACCCGGAGAAGAAGGCGCGGTCCGAGGGCCTCGCCGGTCAGCTCCAGTCGGCCATCGCGAAGCTCGAGGCGGAGCTCGAGGCCGCCGAGGCCTCGGGCGACAAGCGTGCCGTGAAAGACGCGCAGGAGGCCCTGGCCGCTCGCCGCATCTGGCTCGACGCCCTCGGTTCCTGA